TTCTCGATTAACCGATTAATCATTTGGACtataaatcatcagaaaactGATAAATGGCCAATATATTGTCCgagggctgggtgatatgacCTTAAAGGTATATTGTGACGCATGATAAatcttgatattttaaaatctcctcaaaagcacttcataaatgctaggactgggtgacaaaaggagacctattatgttttttttccctttcctttggTGTATTATATGGGTTCTTGTGCATAAAAAAGGTCGGTCCACACCAACGAAAgctgctctctcccacagaaaacactcctcctgaaacgcctcgtcagtggtccgcctttaattctgtgacttcttgacatcacattacgtcaccatgtcacacatttgttatttatgcctagcagctagttcgCCATCTAAGAATTAATTCAGCAacaactgctctgttgttgtttgtggtgcTCGCTCAGGCATATAtgtgctgaccaatcagaggagacttgGTATttgggaggaggggccttaaagagacaggagctaaaatagAGTATTTCATTCGGAGGGGGAGTACAGTGCTGCAGTACTGGGAAAACTCgagtgtttttgagcattaaagcatataaactagtaacagaaaatacaattatgaatctgaaaattagcataatatgtctcctttaacaaagacattttagataatcatcagtaatgaggatataatgactaagtgggtaaagacaaatAGAACAGTCTGGTCAGTTTAGGAAATTACACACTTTTACTGTAATTCAGCCTTTAAACCAGGAAAGACGACACTTATTCCATATCAAGATACAAAGATATCCAAAATGTAGGAGGATATACAGTCTCAAATCACGATAACGAtatgatattgatatattgcccagccctgtATTATCCTAGCCATACAGTGATGTCAttaaatgtctcgttttgtcaGACTTACTGTCCCAAACttcaaatataaaatgtattatcatGCAACACCAAGAAAAGCTGTGAATACTCACCTTTGGAAAAACCTGGTACCATCAGACGTTTGGTGCTTTAAGACCAGCTTCcgtgattaatcgattatcagaatttttgttttttctaggTTGATTGATTACTCAACCAATCAGTGCAGCTCTAGCTTCATGTACCTCtgggaacattttgtttttgtgtgttttctttttgtgtccaGGCCAAAATAAGATGCATGTCTGGCTTGGCACTCAGGATTTTTCAAGTCTCCCCTGAAATTTCTGACGTTTTATGGCTTTGAGTTAATTAAAGGAGTTGCGGGCTTCTCCAGAGATAGATTTAAAGAAGAATAGTCAAAATCGAAGCAGGCCGAGCCAAGATATCCTGATGGGTCAGATTCCACAtacactggatcctacatttcccataatgcagctgGATACTGTCTTTTCTTGCCTTCCAAATGCCCAATTTGTAACACAGGCTCTTGGTTAAAAGTTTCATCAACATCTCAAGCCCAAACTGAGATAAccttgatgacatcactatgtaATCATGAGGGctatgttattttatatttctgttaaaTTCAGTGCAGTGTCCCTTTAACTCACTCATCATTATGATtcatttaagtttaattttaGATTTACGGTTGCACAAGATTGACTGAGCTTTACTGGCCAGTCACAAGATGACTGACCTTTACTGTGTCACGACACGGTAAAGGGAAGTTTAGGTTGTTTTCCGCTTGAAGTTTGTTAAAGGAAATATTGCAAATGTATGAATCCAAACTTATCAATTGAGAACAAATGCTCAACATCAGAGACTTTGGAAGTAATCTGACAAAACTGCACCGACAAGAACACAAAATACATGAAGTCAAGACATTTTGCTTGCATATAAtctggttatttttttaatttcttttttttttttttttttttttttacaaaactgttTATTTCATCTTCTCAAGTGTCTCCAAGTGTGATTGATTTTAAGTTATGATGAAGAGATGAATTTGTGTTTACGAGCATGATTTAGAGGACGTTCTGGGTAGGGTTCTGTGCTTGAATCACTGGCCATGTGAATTACTGAAAGAGGAAGTATTTGTAACCCACGAGTTTTTTCGTCTTGGTTATTCCTCAAATTTAGACTACATGTACATTGCAGAGGTATTTAAACAAATCTCCAGATGTTCCCTGGCTGTCACACGGTGCACCAGCGCGCCTTTACGCGGGAAGTCGTCGGtgtgtccaaaaaaaaaaaaatcttttgttgGCATTTGATTATTCTTCTGAAAGCTAAACCGGTTCAGCTGACCAGCGTGGTGACCCGACTTGGCATAATCCACAACATTGCGTTTATTATTTGATTCATTATTGAAGgagggattttcttttttggagatGTCCAGACCAAGGTTGAACTGTGTCTTTGCTCAACGTCTGTTAGTGTAACTATTTGcataatgtatttgtaaataTGACAACGACAGATCTCtaattgtgaataaaaacagttttatcacAGGAGTCAATCAATCATGGAGCAGTTTGTGCCTGCTGATCGGTCTCTGTCAGTCTGCAGGCGGCTTTGTTACGCAGCGGGACATTTTCTCAACGACCTGTGCGCCTCTATGTGGTTCACTTATCTGCTGGTCTACCTGCACTCCGTGCTCGGCTTCGAGAGCACCTATGCAGGTGTGCTGCTGCTCATTGGTCAAATAGCGGACGGATTGAGTACGCCGCTGGTTGGATATGAATCCGATAAAACACCTGGCACCTCCTGTGGCAAGAGAAAAACCTGGCATCTACTAGGTAAGTACTGTGAGGAAGCTCATTTCtgccagttttttaaaaaaaaatatatatatatatgaaaagttggccttgattaaaaaaaaaaaaaaaggtgatccATAATTGACTATATTAGACAGTCAATTATCAGATTAAAATAAGGGGGCAAAATTATGCGATAAAAGGTCGCAGTTagttaaaaagtctaaattgtgaagtaaaaagtcaaaattatgagataaaaagtttgaaattgtttgataaaaagtcatactttTGAGATAGAAGGTTAAATTTTTTAGTTAAAGGGCACAATTGGATACAAATTTGAAATTGTGACAAAAAGTCGAACTTATGagataaatgttgactttttatctaattATTATGACTTTTGCATCATAATATCTACTTTTTATCCCGTAACTAGCCTATGACTTaccataaaaatatgttttcattaagCTGTGTCATCTAAATAATCTTTAACTGGCACAAATTGccttccgtgtgtgtgtgcgcgcgcgtgcacGTATGTGCGTGTGCTactaataaagaaaatgaatattgagaatacataatgtgttataatTTTTTAATTCTTGATGTCTCCTTTCAAAGCATATGATTGGATTGTTATCATCACATTAACTTGCCACATGTAGAATTAATACAACAAACTAATAGGGGGGAGCATGTCAACAGAATAACAGCTAACAGCTGAATACTGTAGGTGCCAGTAgttaattagctcagttagttgtGCAGCTAGCTGTCCATACTGGGATTTTGAAGCActggggaagtgttggtgttctTAAGACAGTATCAGGAAAACACATAGTTGAAGAAACCTTGATAAGCGAGAATTAATATAAGAAATCAGTTTGACCTTTGGACAGGCAGAGATCAGCACCCGTGTGAGTAAAGCTTGATTCATGCTTCAATATTGAACCGGTGCTGTAACTACACCATAGCCTGATGTGCACCTCCCCAGAAATGTAACAGCACGTTATAGCGTCATGGAATGCAACGactgtgattggtccgctcGGAAGCATTGCAtttttcagctcctcctccggTGCTTAGCGGAGCTTCTAATAACAGGGAGTGTGACCTgcagtttccccagtaaacacactgcacTCTTCAGTTGCTGCAGTCCCTTCTGGCTGGCCAGCTGCTCTTCTTGGAATAAACTTCTCCCTCGTAGCCGCTCTTGACTGCCGGAGTGTCtctgagcgagagagagagcagacagaggcTGGATGTCCAATGGCACATTGCCCCTCAGCGAGCAGCCCACTGGCAAATGCCTACTTGCCAAAACTGAGTCGTTCTAGCTTGGTGTGAATGCAGGGCCGGCCCACCCTGCAGTCCCTCTGCCTGTCCGTTCTGCAAAGGGGAAAGTTCAGCTGTCAGACTGCTCACCGCCCCCAGCAATGCAGACACACCAGGgcacatgtataaatgctcaTACAGCTTTGGCCACTTCTCATGGTTCTGTCTTATCTCTAATTGGTGCAATTTGCAACTGCCCCTGGTCTCCCCTACTTTTGAATGCTGATAATAAAGAGGTTTTGTTTGATTGTAAGTGTCTGTACAGGAGTGTTTTAGTGACTTATTATGGAAACAGACCACCATTAATTGTACTGACTGGAAACATTATGACAGTACTTATTTTGTTTATCTGGTCCTTTTGTAAACAGAGTataaaatgctcaaaaaactACTTACCTCAGCAGTAATAGTCGGCTTATTAATATTCCAGAAagtttaaaggatttttttgtttctctgctttcCAGGAACTGTGTGCGTTCTTGTATCTTTCCCCTTCATCTTCAACCCCTGCCTGGCCTGTAACGACAACGCTCCCCAGTGGGCTCAGCTTGTTTACTTTTCtcccttcatcatcatcttccaGTTCGGCTGGGCAGCCACTCAGATCTCACACCTGTCCCTCATCCCAGAGCTGGTGTCCTGTGACAGCGACAGGGTGGAGCTCACTGCGTACAGGTGAGGTGACAGATTCCCAGTgatgagaaaagagaaataactCTCTGTGGTTTCATAGTGTTGTCCAGAGAGGCTCAATCCTGTGAGCCATACATTTGTGAATACTGAAGCATGAACAAGATGCCTCCGTGTCTTCTAATTCTTACTGTTTGATTGTGTTAATTACATTCCTCCCTCTGTAGGTATGCCTTCACTGTGGTGGCCAATATCACAGTGTACACTGTGGCCTGGCTGCTCTTTCACTTCCAGGCTCAGCACGCTATGGACCCCTCCATCACAGGCAACCTGGGCCCGGTGGACATCCCTCTGTTCAGGGTAAGAGGAGGGATGCCAGACAAATTTATACACTCCTgcaaaatcactgtttttttttcaccctgatctctctctctctctgtctgtagacACTGGCTCTCATCATGCTGGGAACTGGAGCTTTATTCTCCTTCATATTCCATGTCGGCACAAAAGAGGATACGTCAGCCTCAGAGAGAGACAATGAACTAATCAGATCTTCCCCCTCACAGGAAGATTTGTCTCGTCCTGTGTTTCAGTGGAAACACTGGCTGAAGGAGCCATCCTTCTACCAGGTGAGTCCTAAATCTGTGCTGGGTAACTCTCTGATGAGTCAGAAggtttctcctcctttctctcacaTTGTAACTCTGGACAtaaccttttttgttttatacatttgaatGTACTTTTCCTGTCATTCCTTGCAACCATTTGCCTCCCTTCATGTCTGTATTGTGTGAAAATCCATTGCTGCATGGTAGAATCACAAGGATTGGTCAATTAATCCATAAATtggttgaaagaaaattaatctatTAATCGTTTTTCAGGCAATGATGTTTAACATTtcctggttccagctttttaaaCTTCAGGATTTGCTCCTTTTCTTGATTTCTTGTCATTTAATTTCTTGTCTTGATAGTAAATAAAGAATGTTTTGGACTGTATGTTGGATTAaaattttaatataataattttctgctattttatagactaaacaatgaaTCTAATAATTGTGACAATATTCAGAAGATGAATCGATGGTAaaagtaattgttagttgcagacATGGTGGAGGGTAGACACTTGTTTGGGTTGGGTATGAAGTCAAAATTgtcaaaattacattaaattatgAGGTACTGCAGGATTTTCCAAATTAGTCTGCATTTAAACTGTATTACCAACAATTATAATAATGAAACATTAGCAAAACTAACACAAACTTGATGTGACTGTGATTAGGGCTGGGTGTTTGATTACTGACCAAAATGTCTTCATAGCATCAACTGCTTGGTTTCAAGAAAAAACAGATGCAGTCTTGCTTATTAAATGGTTTCTCAATTCTCAATTATAAACTTTATTGACATTGGTGTCAAAAACTTTCAAACAATACCCAGCCCTAACTTTAATGTCTTACACAACTCAAAATGAGTGGATGTACATGGCTGCCTGGAGCACTAGgaaaaaatatccaaaaatCTAAAACTGTGTAGCATTAATTCAAAATGGTCAACAACAACGTCATGTATACACTGTTTTATCACTAGATTTGTTTTATAAACCGGCAAAAACACtgaattgtccctttaaatcttattttctttatttgtttttgtgtcagatGGCTTTCCTGTACATGTGCACCAGACTAATAGTCAACTTATCTCAGACCTACATCTCAGTTTACCTCACCAACTCACTGATGTTACCAAAGGTAAGCCCACACTGTGTGTGAACTCATACAGTGACTTGTAAAACTCATTATGTTGCCTCTGTTGGTGAAATGTCTTATCTTGCTATTTACATCCTAATTTCCCTCCTCAGAACTTCATTGCCATCATTCCTCTGGTGATGTATGTCAGCGGCTTTGTTTGCTCCATGGCCATGAAACCAGTCAGCAAGCTCATAGGAATCAGTGTGAGTCTCTCCCTCATCAGATATTGGCAGCAACAGTCCCTTGTATTATTAATTCATGTCTTTTGCATGATTAATAAGAAAAGTTCTACGGTAATGAAATGTATTTGTCCGTTGTCAGATTACCTATTTGATTGGCCTGCTGTTGGTGTTTGGTTTTGCCGCCTGGGTGTTTTTGGACAGCAACATGGGAGGCAAGAGCATCTATGGAGCAGCTGTGCTGCTGGGAGCCGGTTCAGCTATAATCCTGGTCATGTCTCTGTCCATGACAGCCTCACTCATCGGGGAGCAGACGGTAGGTGGAGGAATAAACCTACAACAGTTTACAGCTTTGTAGGAGAGTTGTTGCATTTAAGAATTAAAAGGTGGAGGCTGgtcattttctatatttttcttgttaTCAACAATCCCATTGACAGTGCTCAGCTGTTTTAAGACTTCTgagctatttttaaaaaaaattaaataaaaaatgaaactactgtatatatatgttttgtttttctaaattacagaggaaaataaggtccccagaacactgtctgaagctagaaaggtggcagggtctgccaaatataaacaaaataaacagtatgaaattgtgttgtcctttaaggtcagtttgtttattcagtttattcagtcatgaaaagagagtttgtttatttagtttgttttggcttaaaattcagtcaatgcagcagcctttttgttttaaatgtcacatcAGAATCAGCTGTCCAGTCACAGGAGAGTTGACTGAAGATCTACAGTATGATAAATGGTTTAATGTGGGTTTTAATACTGGGATGTTGTTCTTGTTAGAAGATGTTTTGGGAACTCTCTCAGCTGTGAAATCAAAGGGGAGGGTTTGTAGTGATGTGCCTTTTATCACAGCATTTTACTGCTGTCACATCTCTCCTCATGTCCGGCTTTCTTTTCTCACGCTGTCTGAAAAGATATGAATGAAAATCCTGACAGAGAGCTTATTGTGTGTCTTATTCGCAGCTGCAAAGAATCATGTTGGTGATAGATCGGATAGATTTCAGTCCTTTGTGCTTTGCTACACTGACTGTAATAATCTGTGACGTCTGTCTTGTTTGGCAGCAATCTGGAGCCTTTGTTTATGGATCGATGAGCTTCACAGACAAAGTGGCCAATGGGGCGGGGGTCATCCTCATCCAAAGCACCTGGCCGTGCAGGTGAGTCTCAATGTGACTGAAGCTTTTCACTGAAGCATTAAAAGGCAAGTGTAGAAGAAGTGGTTAAAAAAGACGAATGTCCCAAAAAACAGAGAAGTGAAATCAGGGTGTTTCCTGGTTAATCTGAGTCACAAAAACAAGAGTATGCTCAACAATATGAACAGTATCTGCTATTTTTTAACATGCGTAGGTCATAGTTCACAACCTTTTAGGCTTCCCCTTAAAATGACTGAGTAGTGGATTTTTC
This window of the Pagrus major chromosome 11, Pma_NU_1.0 genome carries:
- the mfsd12b gene encoding major facilitator superfamily domain containing 12b; this encodes MEQFVPADRSLSVCRRLCYAAGHFLNDLCASMWFTYLLVYLHSVLGFESTYAGVLLLIGQIADGLSTPLVGYESDKTPGTSCGKRKTWHLLGTVCVLVSFPFIFNPCLACNDNAPQWAQLVYFSPFIIIFQFGWAATQISHLSLIPELVSCDSDRVELTAYRYAFTVVANITVYTVAWLLFHFQAQHAMDPSITGNLGPVDIPLFRTLALIMLGTGALFSFIFHVGTKEDTSASERDNELIRSSPSQEDLSRPVFQWKHWLKEPSFYQMAFLYMCTRLIVNLSQTYISVYLTNSLMLPKNFIAIIPLVMYVSGFVCSMAMKPVSKLIGISITYLIGLLLVFGFAAWVFLDSNMGGKSIYGAAVLLGAGSAIILVMSLSMTASLIGEQTQSGAFVYGSMSFTDKVANGAGVILIQSTWPCSTEACCPACVWFYRDVIVTVTGGVAAAAALCLLTILIRPIRIRNI